GGAAATCAATATCAGTCTTAGGCAACActcacggcctggacacacgcctatgtccttacccgtgtggctcacacggcctgggcacatGCCCATGTCCTCTACCCATGTAATTCTAAAACGTaaacagagagttacacggcctggacacacacTCGTGTCCTTGCCCGTATGACACGCACAGCCTGGGCACGCGCCCGTGTGCTTGCCCGTGTGGTCCTAAGTCTCAAACAgttagttacacggcctagatACATGCCCATGTCCTTTACCCGTGTGAAACCTGCACTAACATGGCCACatacagcctggcacacggtcGTGGCGGTTATAGCCTTTTTTTCGGGCACccaaaattcatgaaaaatgaagtttttggCATGCACCTGAAGAGATTTTGAAGTAGAAATAACATGGAGAAATCCTGGAACCTAACTTAACCATTCAACAACCAATCAAACAACTATAACAATGAATCAACGCATACATTAACACTCAAGCAAAAGTGTCGAAACCTCAACGTTAAACTTTCGACGACGAACGCTTACCAACAATTCAACAGTACTAAATCGGCACAACACGCGAAGGATCACCTCCCTCCGTACTCACGCCTAAGGAAAACAAAATGACTAATTACCAAAGAGTTTAtgcaaaacaatcaaataattcCCAATTTAGCAACGCAACAGAAAACTAATGAAACTTCGCAGAGGTTTAAGGATTCCGACAGAACTTACACAGAAATCTTCCAACAACTTAGGGGTCTCACTAATTCCGATATTCACTTGTTGAACACAATTGAATAGGAGAAATTGAAGgagtaaaaagaagaaagaaaagggaaagaaaaagaaagtgtacaaaacatttaaaaataataatgcttTTGTCTTAACACCAGCGTACTTCCAACAACAAGCAAAAATTTCCCTAACAAATACGGtgggatttgaacttgagacTAGACAAAATATAGACAAATGTTTAACCAATGAATCAGCAAACTCATTCTTAACATAGATTCGTACAGAAGTATACTTAACTATGTAATGCATGGATAGGGTAgttctaaaatgataaaactattAATGATGCGACTcaaactctaaaccttaaacacaATAACAAAACACAGAACCACAGATATAGAAACTAAATTACTGCAAATACTcacaattaaattctcaaaattttggggcgttacaaatatattattttaacaatagaTTCCAACATTActaattattctaaattttagaGAACAttcttaacattttattaaaaatattttaataataaatatgtagattataatttataaatatttagtaataaatacttttataatataaaaatatgagaattttaattgtataaaatattaatatgaataatatttaataactattataacatttttagattttaagatatttatacaattaatgTGACACtaaatactaatttaataattattttgtgatatttgatattaatataatgctctaaatcttaaaattaatagtttaatgataaataaacaattaatattataatatttatgtcaatttctatttaaatatgtaaaaaatattttaatcattattatttaatttaaataatatatatattaatgttattaatttttaaaatgaataattttattttatgtatataataatttaatttaatttaaaaaaatcatattttttgcCAACAATCTCTTGGCCCATGACAAgagcataaaaatattatattgtaaGCATAAGAGCTTTAGTTTAATCCCAAGCAATTTGATTATCATAATAGGCCTAACTCTAATTGATATGAATTGCTAAACAAACGAGTAAAAGAAAACTCGTAATCACATATACAATTGCTTCCGAGTTCTTCAATAGACAGATACAAAGGATTTCAGCCATTCTTTTTTGgctattttttcattcattacaaCTTGGGAAATTGCCTTTTTGCAATTATGGAAAACAACACAACTTGCTTCTCTGCCCTCACCAATGCAACAGCCTCCTACCCGAAAATGCAGATAACACATTGCTGGTTTAACCCTTGAAACAttcaagagaaagaaaaaaatttcaattaaaatggtAGGAAGAAAACTGCAGACAGAAAGCTATTTTCTGACAAGTTTAGTTTGAAATCACATTGAAGAACAAACAGTTCAATACCACCAAACAGTGCTCAACAATACATTATCCAATATCCATACAGAGATGTTTACAGTAAGGAAACTACTTCATGGAAGTTACTCAGACTTAGGTGTAAGTGTCAAACACGGGAACATTCAATATTTTCTAAgattttttcaaattcaaatgctTCAAGAAAACAAAGATCTGGAGCAATATAAGTTTGTCAATGTCGTCCAAGAACATTTACTATCGTTACAGTTCTGTTAGTCTTGCACATCTTTATCGTGCAATATCATTATGCAGGAATAGAGGGGCTCCTGTTTTGGTACAAAAGGGGGTTCAATCAAACTAGACTACATGAAACGCACAAAATGTATAGCATAAAAAGTAAATGCACAATGAGCCATTAGAACATTACGGTTTAAAAAAGGTAGAAGAAACATATCTGATATTAGCCATGACATCAAAGAAAGAATAACATATATCAGGAGCTAACCTGTCTCCTCCTTCGGTTTTGTAAGTACCATGTGCGGGCCACCACATACATTGGCAGAAGAAAGCCAGCAAATTGGAGAAGCAAAACCTGAAACTGCTGACCAAAATTCTAATTCAGTCTTAgctagaaataaaaaagaacaaagaaaatgtaaaagtatCCCGAGCAGCCCACATCCTTCATTATCTAGACTTACAACTACCTCTGTACTCTTATCAAGcatcattttaaaagaaaatgtttcaACTTATAACACAAAGTGCaacaacatatttaaatttacatcTGGCACATATGTATGACATTGCTTTGGCATCGTGTCCAATGCTTGTATGCAAAATATAAGCATTAAGGCACAACATGCAAATGCAGACTGAGGAACTACTATGGTGCAATAGATATTCCAAAGATGTCGATTTGAACTCACGTTAATGAAAGTTGATGCCTCCTGTATCATGCCAAAATCCCTTGTCAACATAAGAAGTTGGCGTACGAGCAGGATGATTAGCAACTGCAACAAACCAACAAAACATTCCAAACATGAGACGAGTTATAATTCTTGAGTAAAGAACgttgagaaaataattaagCATTATTTGCTTACAATGAGGGCAACCAATCGAAGACAGGCAAGGCTACTGCTATTTGCAGCAACATAATCTTCATACTCTGATTGGAGTAGTTGGCTTTGAGAAGTAGTTAGCACCAGAAGGTGCGAGTCACGGAGATCAATATGCGGGCTCCATGTTTGCCTGATCATGAAGATAATTCAAAgcaaacataacaaaataatcaaaatgaaaattcagGGACAATTCAATACACGAGATCACAAACAAGGATGTCATACTACAGCCTTCCAACTGCTATCAATGAAGTGACAAGCATTTTCAGTGAGAATCTGTCCGAGAGCATACAAGTTGAAACCAACCAAAAAACGTAGATATTGTATTTAAGAAGGAATGGGATGAACAAATATCTCCTATGGTCCAACAGGAAAGACACAGAAGTAGAAGCTGTTAACCAAAAAGAGGATTACCTAATGTCAATTGCCAGAACATCTGGATTGCTTCTGGTCGGAGGAAGAGAATAATTTGGTGAAAAAACCTGATAAAAACAGAGCAATATTGTACACATTATCCATCAAACACGTACTTTTTTTATGTatgcaaattaaaagaaaagggctAAAAACACCCCCAACCTGTTTGCATATTTCGCAAGTTATGTCACCTTTCTTGTTGCACCATCTTTGAATGCACTTCCTGTGAGCAAACTGAAACAAAAATGTATACACAATAAGTTAAAAAGATACttcaaacatttaaaactacAAACCCATCTTAAACCAGATAACCATATAAACAACCTATGGTTTTCCATATATGTCGGATACAGGACACTGAAACTTTGGGAAAAATGAAGTCatgctaatatatatatagctagGTATTGGCTATATGAGTACCTAGTAGAAGTCATGCAAAtgcaaagaagaaaaggaaacaggTAAGAACAggctctcttttcttttaaaatcttttacaaaaatagaaaaagaacaccatttgaaattttcatattgAAGCTTAGGAAATAACGTATGAAGAAAGAATAAGTCAAAAGGAAACTCAAACAAGGCATATGCTAATGCCAAGAAATGCTCGCATTCCAAAACCAATAAAACTACCTAGAAAACATCATAGCACCATTGCTACAAAACTGAAGCCCAACAAAGCCGGCCCCTAAAAAAGCCCGGTTTTAGAATTAGCAATAAGTTGtgtattttattactattattaaattgtataatgcAATAAGCCAATAACAAAGAACCATCACTAGAGCCACAAAgtcaaaggaaaagaaaaaaaaagtaccaaagcataaataaatttttttttatattttttacaactACTCCTCTCCTaacgacaaaaaaaaaaaaaaaggagcttGGCAAGACCAATGAAACATACGATCAGAGTCATCTAAATCATACAATCAAAAAACCCagaaatataaacttaaaactttaaaaacagAAGGCGAGAAAAACCCAGAAAAGTAAAGACCTTGAGTGTGCCACTGCAAGCACAAGGAGCTTCCAAAGAAAGCAAATCATCTTCCTCTTGGCATATCCTACACTCCACCACCTCTTTCACCTTCTTTGAACTATACCCAGTTTTTCCATCTCCTTCTTTTccaccatcaccatcaccaCTTGCTTTCGTCATAGGAAAAACAACATTAGTATTCCCAGCAGCTGTATTTGAGTTTGGTTGTCCTTCATTCACTGAAGAAGACTCAAAACAAGTTGCAGATGCTATAATTTTGTCGACACATACCATGAAATCATCCACCATTGTTTTCTTCCCTTCCTTTCACTTTCTCCCTGATGTACTTTTTTGGGGTTTGAATGtacagtttttttcttttttaataaacggaaagagagagagagagtggGGAAGTGGGGAGGGTTTTAAAAAGGTGGTGTGTTGGCGGAATTTACGAAAGGGACCAACTTATGTTTTGTTTGACGAAAATGACCTTTGTTTGGGTTTTTATTATCGAGTTTGTCCCAACTAAAATATCTTGCCGTACCTAAACGGTTGAACAAGCTTTGGTATTGTAGGTGGTGGTCAGCTTGGAGCCTTGGACCAAACCATTTAACTTCGGCCAAGTGCAATTTATTGCTATTAGCATGCCGGTTCGGTCCGGGCGTAAACTCAAAGTGAAGTTCCAGTTTCCGTgagtaaaattcaaatatttaaatgggtaaattatattgtccatcactcaattttaaaaaattataaaataattctcgggatttttttttattaccaaCCATTTACTAGGGAATGGAAAGGCATGTggcaaatataaaaattgagatGATAACAACTTCAACTCTTAGCATTCACGTGATTTTGATTCCAAAAGATTAGTccttaatatttacacattacGTAATTTAGtctaagtataaaaattaaaaaaataacattcaatctcaagatttcaaaacttatatttttatatatttttaaatcactagttttcaataataaaatctaagttttgaaattttgactACATTATGCAAAGTGTAAATAATAAGACCAATTTtaagaatcaagactaaattgacacaaataTGTGAATGTAGAAAGCTAAATTTGTTACTATACCAATCTTTATAACTGCCAAGTCATCTTGATGACTAAAAAGATAAACTTGATTTATTAATTGACCATTTTGTGACTTTTTGTAATTGAGTGAgtttagtaaaatattattagttaaactTCAAGCATTTAAGttgaattcaaaaatttaatcaatgaattctaaaaacaattttaaaatcggAATCCAACTCCAACTTCTTAAACAAATACATGAAAGTTTAATCATTCATCTTTGATTAAATTTGAAACTAGATTAATGGACCCTATCCAGTTAACagcacaaattatttttaaattctatctTACATGTAATATTGctttaatttctctaaattactaatttttatCAATTCCATACAGATGAACCTATTAACTTTTAGGTCAAGGATTTAATGACAACATTGTAATTGTAATTCAATTAGATTAATCTctcgatttttataaaatacaatttaacaagtcattttcttttaaagtaagaaaaatataaaaataaaaaagaattgtggatgaaataattttgagtaGGGAATATGTGTGATCATGTTAATTTGGATTGAAGTTTTTCAACAAAActaacagaaaataaataaaataaaatatgggtACTAGGAAAATCAGACGTGGCAAGTtgggtggagatttgttaagatAAGGGAAGCTTGATTAAAATTTACAACAGATCAATGGATTCTTTTTGGTTTTGTCAACTCTCTCTAGAGGGAGATAATGGataactataaatatttaataataaaataaataaataatgttggTGTATAGTTGATGGGAGGATTTATTAATGGTGAGTTGGAAAATTGTTGGAGAAGGATGCTGCAAGTGGGGcttgaatcaaaattattatgtcttttttttctaaattttaaattattggaaTTGAGAACAAATTGGATaaggaagaaaaacaaagtATCTCTTcgcatatatttttattagattaaaataatttaaaatccgAATATATttgtctatatattttatattttatattttatataaacgCATAACTTTTTGaactaatcaatatattatttcttttcttatggAAAacgatattattaaaaaatgaaataaaacaacaaaataatgagGAAAATTAAACCCGAATTATTAGGCTTCCTCAACCCATCGAGATCTAACTCCTTCAAATTCTATGttgacataaaataaattattcgaAGACCAACACTCAATCAAATAATAAGGGGAATGTTCCAAATAACTTGGGTTGCAAGTAATAAGACAACTTTTGCGAGACAGTGAGCCCCATTATTTGTATCTTGCCATATCCAATAAAAGGATAGAGCTTGAGAGCACAAAGCATCAACAACCACTTTGCAATTCGattcaataatattatcaagACACAAGCTCTTAAGCCACAAAAGAGCTTCTCTAATATATAGCCATAACCTCAGATTGAACAAGTTCAAACATTGCAAAAATAGAACACATGACTTTTGATAAAATTGCCATCAGAATCTTGAATAATAGTAGCCAAACTTGTCTGATTATGGTATTTAGAGTTAGAGGCATCCACATTTCATTTTAGCCAACCAAAAGTTGGTATTTTCCAATGAGAAGTGTTGAGGCAATTTTTGAGCAGTGCCTTAATCAATGCCAATTGTGTAAGAGCCCAATTTTCAGTGCTATcagaaataatgattttggatCACTAAATCCAACAAGTaagcttgaaattttaataaattaataattatgggtcaagtgtgaatttagaagaatttttgaattagtgaattttgtgatttaaaaaagaatttaataggtaaatcGGGtctaaaatgaggtatcgagacctcgaatCCATAAGCTgacccataaatatttttataaatatttatgaagtgccattgagttagtattaaagtttcattagaaaattttaacgttttggtcgtcaattaattaaaaagaactaaattgaaaagatgtaaaacttgctaaagtgattaaatagcctaacaattaaataaggaaggactaaaagataaaatggaCCAATTTAAGTGGCTGAGGCGGCAAactgttaaaaaaaatcaaagatttttatgtatttaaggacaaaattagaattacaataaagtttatgtggccaaaatttattttaaggatttcaagaCCATTTATTCTTGAAATTTCGGTGGAAAACAGTCATGGAAAAGGGTTGAGAGCTGgtctttcatattttaacttcaagtaagttcaattcttgttTTTCCCttgagatttttatatttttggacttttacaattaggtccaacttagtattctattagttttgatttttttgaaagttttggaagataCCATTGATAATTTCgtatgatttttgttatttggtgatgaaattaagatgttaatggatgtttaaaggtgttttattaaataattttggatgaaaatatgttttaggattaaattgaaaagtattgaatttgtggaaaaattctaaaattttaagaaatccATGGGCTTttattgatatgtatgagaATTATTAGGCTTGGATCAAGgtttaaattgaaagaatttcattttccgagcctagggatggAATTGTTAtgtgttaaaagtttagggtcaaaATGGTAATCATAtattgcactaaaacagttttgggcaaCAGCAGTGtgccaactttgaaaaatcaccaaaaatcgTTGGAATCGAATTAGAAGATgagtgaaatatgaaattaaagcttattgagtctagtttctcatagaagaaacgatgtaagtaatggaattgtaaatcatgagatataataaattttgtgagacagaGTCAGAATAATTTCAGAATCCcttattttgactttggaaaatcattaaaatttttaaaaaattaattatgggttaaaatttatatttttagaatcctgaacgagtctattttcatgatAAATAAACGAGAATaccatccgaattctgtacactaagataataaatttttagtgaacggaggtcagaactgtcgtgCAGTACAacaggggaaaatttaaagaataaactgtatgTATTGGATCAGTCAAAAATTCTGgaatttttatggtaataagatatatgaatctagttttatggaaaattaacatattttaatttggagCTCCGTAGCTctggaataaaataatttattgactcTGACTCAGATGAGCAActttaaatttacatataagtGAGTAATGACATTATGTATAATGTTATTAAgcgtgttatatacattaaggatgtggaatggagaggaggaggagaaaataaaatatatgaatgaattttgtataaatggttatatgcccgattataatcggttaatgataaattgaatggtaaatacgtattggtattgaaagaattattgcggtattgaaaagcaattgatcaaacgtttaagaaatttagtcatggtatatatatgtgtttgtgGTAATTTTGATATATGGATGTATTTTGGTTGTGGATTGATCATGATAATAAATGGTAGGTATATTTGGTCTATTAAGTGACATAATTGAGAAGTATGATAGGTGGGTCATTCTATGTGTGAGATGATGGTATAATTTGGCCTGGTTAAGTAAGTTAAAAGGATGATTACATCATTGAGGTTGCactgattaattcggtttatgtgatggaaatgtcaagtACGTTTGTCTTTGATGCGTGATGATTATTTAATGCCATGAGAATTTGTTTATTAGTGaggtttaaaatgtatctatattttgttatataacttgttttgcaatttatttgacaaatgataaaaattaactcGGTTACTATGTTTCGTCAATtttcaatgtttcatcaattttcatacaatgaacattcaaatcatattcacatcaataacaaacatttcaagcatttaagaatataattcaagttatacaaacttacctcgatacttgttcgtaaacaaaatctacta
This genomic window from Gossypium raimondii isolate GPD5lz chromosome 10, ASM2569854v1, whole genome shotgun sequence contains:
- the LOC105778187 gene encoding uncharacterized protein LOC105778187 gives rise to the protein MVDDFMVCVDKIIASATCFESSSVNEGQPNSNTAAGNTNVVFPMTKASGDGDGGKEGDGKTGYSSKKVKEVVECRICQEEDDLLSLEAPCACSGTLKFAHRKCIQRWCNKKGDITCEICKQVFSPNYSLPPTRSNPDVLAIDIRQTWSPHIDLRDSHLLVLTTSQSQLLQSEYEDYVAANSSSLACLRLVALILLIILLVRQLLMLTRDFGMIQEASTFINFQVLLLQFAGFLLPMYVVARTWYLQNRRRRQG